Genomic window (Streptomyces sp. NBC_00078):
GTGCGGGCGGGGGAACGTCGAGTCCGTGGACCGGGTGATGACTGCCGGGATCGAGCAGTCCGCCCCAGTCCGTCTCGCCTGCGAACCAGTCGCCGTCGTGCTCAGCGCCGGGCATATTCGCGGAAGCCACGGCCTGTCTTGCGGCCGAGGCAGCCCGCGGCCACCAGGTGCTCCAGGAGCGGCGCGGGTGCCAGGCCCGGGTCACGGAACTCGCGGTGCAGGACCTTCTCGATCGCAAGGGAGACGTCGAGCCCGACGACGTCCAGAAGCTCGAAGGGGCCCATCGGGTAACCGCCGCCCAGCTTCATCGCCGCGTCAATGTCGTCAAGAGATGCATAGTGCTCCTGCACCATCTTGATCGCGTTGTTGAGGTACGGGAAAAGCAGGGCGTTCACGATGAAGCCCGCACGGTCTCCACAGTCGACCGCGTGCTTCTTGATCCGTCCGCACACCTCACGGACGGTGGCGTGGACGTCGTCGGCGGTCAACACCGTACGGACGACCTCGACCAGCTTCATCGCCGGCGCCGGGTTGAAGAAGTGCATGCCGATCACGTCCTGCGGGCGCGAGGTGGCGCGGGCGCAGGCCACGACGGGCAGCGAGGAGGTCGTGGTGGCCAGGACGGCGCCCGGCTTGCAGACCTTGTCCAGCGTCGCGAACAGCTGCTGCTTGATCTCCAGGTCCTCGGCGACCGCCTCGACGGCCAGGTCGACCTCGGCGAAGGACTCGTAGGAACCCGCCGCGGTGATCCGGTCCAGGGTCTGCGCGGCGGCCTCGGCGGTCATCCGCCCCTTGTCGACGGAGCGCGAGAGCGACTTGCCGATACGGGCCTTGGCGACCTGCGCCTTCTCCTCGCTGCGCGCGGCGAGGACGACCTCGTACCCGGCCTTGGCGAAGACCTCGGCGATGCCGGACGCCATGGTGCCGGAGCCGGCGACGCCGACCGAGCGGACCTCGCGGCCCGGGGTGAGCGTGTCGCCGTCCAGAGGGGTCAGCGCGTCCCGCACGACGGTGGCGCTGCCCGGAGCCTCGTACGTGTAGAAGCCGCGGCCCGACTTACGGCCCGTCAGGCCCGCCTCGCTGAGCTGCTTGAGGATCGGGGAGGGTGCGTGCAGCCGGTCGTGGGACTCGGCGTACATGGCCTCCAGGACCGTACGGGCCGTGTCGACGCCGATCAGGTCGAGCAGGGCGAGGGGCCCCATCGGCAGCCCGCAGCCGAGCCGCATGGCGGCGTCGATGTCCTCGCGGGAGGCGTACTTGGCCTCGTACATCGCGGCGGCCTGGTTGAGATAGCCGAACAGCAGCCCGTCGGCGACGAAGCCGGGCCGGTCGCCGACCGCGACGGGCTCCTTGCCGAGGTCCAGGGCGAGGTTGGTGACCGCGGTGACGGCCGTCGGCGCGGTCAGCACGGACGAGACGATTTCGACGAGCTTCATCGCCGGTGCCGGGTTGAAGAAGTGCAGGCCGAGCACGCGCTCCGGGCGGGCCGAGTCGGCGGCCAGGCGGGTCACGGACAGGGCGTTGGTGCCGGTCGCCAGGATCGCCTCCGGGCGCACGATGCCGTCGAGTTCGCGGAAGATCTGATGCTTGATCTCGTACGACTCCGGAGCCACCTCGATGACGAGGTCGGCGTCGGCCGCGTCCCGCAGGTCGGTGGAGGTGCGGACACGGGCGAGGACGCCGGCGCGCTCCTGCTCGGTGAGCCGGCCCCGCTCGACTGCGCGGGCGGTGGCGGCCTCCAGGGTGGCGAGGGCCTTGGCGGTCGCGGCCTCGCTGATGTCGATGCCGACGACCTCGCGGCCGGCCTTGGCGAGGACCTCGGCGATACCGGTGCCCATCGTGCCGAGGCCGACGACGGCAATGGTCGTGAGCGCGGAGGAAGGGGTCTGGGACAGGGGAGTGGCCATCGCGGGACTCCAGGAATGAGGGTGACGACTGGGAGCGCGCCCGGGGCGCCGAGTCAGGCCCGTCGAAGCCGGACCCTGGCGCACCGGGTGCGTGAATGAGTGCGGGTGTTGCCGGGCTGCATGCGCACACGCCCGGTGCCGTCGCCATGGGCGTGCACACGCCTGGAGCGAACGGTGGAGATACGGAGATCCGACCGGCCCTGTCCCGTGGCCGGGTCGTGCTGCGGTACGTGAGGTACCGAACCGACTGCTCTCACAACGGCTGCGTCACCAGGCCGTCGTAAGCGGGTGTGCGAGTGGGTAACTCGCTCTTCTGAGCTTAACCGGCGGGTAACGAGCGCGCTAGTCCTTGTCCTTGTAAGTGTTTGTGATGTACGTCCCGAGAGATCGACGGCCCCTCTAATCTCGGTGGCATGGACGAAGAGTTGCGATCACTCACGGAGCGTTTACGCAGGGAGTCGGGAACGGCAGCCGCGTACGACCGTCTCGTGGCGACCGAGGATCCCGACGAGCTGGCACGGGTGCTCACCGAACCCGGGCAGCCGATGTGGGCCAGGGAGCTGGCCGCGTTCCGGCTGGGGCTCGCAGGCGACCGGCGCGCCTTCGAGTCCCTCGTCCTGTTCCTCAACCACCGTGATCCGCAGCGCTGCGCCTCCGCCGCGTACGCCCTCGCCCGCCTCGACGACCCGCGCACCGCCCGCGCGGCCGCCGCCCTCGCCACCAACGAACTCCGTGTCGCCTACGCCCTCCACCCGGTGCGACTCCTGACCGAGCTGCGCGCCCCCGAGTCCGTCCCGGCGCTGATCACCGCTCTGCAGCGGAGGCTGCGCCCGCACGACCCGTACCGGCGCGTGGCCCTCGCCTGCGTGGAGGGGCTCGGCAGCCTGGAGGACTCCCGCGCCGCACCCGTGCTCAACGAGGCCCTGGCCCACCCCGGGCTGGCGGAGGCGGCGGTACGGGCGCTGGCCCGGATTCCCAGGCAGAGGTGACATCGCGTCAGGCCCCCACGACCGCGAACGCCTCGATCTCCATCAGGAACTCGGGCCGGACCAGCGCGGCGACCTGCACGGCCGAGGATGCGGGGAGCCGGTCGTCGGGCAGGTGGGCGGTGCGGGCCGTGCGGATGGCGGGCAGGTGGGCCATGTCCGTGACGAAGTAGGTGAGTTTGACGACGTCGCCGAAGCTCGCGCCGGCGGCGGCGAGGCAGCGGCGGAGGTTCTCGAAGACCTGGCGGGCCTGGGCCTCGGGGTCGCCCTCGCCGACGATCCTGCCGCCCTCGTCCAGCGCGAGCTGGCCGGCGACCGCGACGAAACGGCCGGTGCCCATGACGACGTGGCTGTACTGGGCGGCGGGAAAGACCCCGTCGGGGGCGGGGATTCTGGTCAGCTCACTCATGCGTCCATCGTGGACCATGGGTCTGACATCGCCCCCGACGGGACTCGCGTCGCAGGTGCGTCAGCCGCGGAAGCCCAGGATGCCGTGCAGCTCCGAGCCGCCGGCGGACTTCGATGCCGCCTTCGTGCTCAGCGGTGTGGGATCGGGCACCTTGGGGCAGACCGCGTCGACCTTGCCGCCGCCGTGCGGCACCGTGCCGGTGGACAGGTAGTTCGCGAGGTACTTGTCCAGGCAGGCGTTCCCGCTGAGCGTGATGCCGTGGTTCCCGCCGCCCTGCTCGACCACGAAGCTCGACCGGGCCAGCAGTCGGTGGACCGTCACGCCCCCCTCGTACGGGGTGGCCGCGTCATTGGTCGCCTGGAACAGCAGTGCCGGCGGCAGCTTGTCGTTGGCGATGTGCACCGGCTTCAGCGTGTCCGTCGGCCAGAAGGCACACGGCGCGTTGTACCAGGCGTTGTTCCAAGCCATGAACGGCGCCGTGTCGTACACCGCCCAGTTGTCCTTGCGCCACTGGTTCCAGTCGCGCGGCCAGGAGGCGTCACGGCACTGCACCGAGGTGTAGACGCTGTAGCCGTTGTCCCCGGAAGCGTCGACGGCGGCGAAGTTCTCATAGGTCTCGACCAGCGGATCGGCGTTCTTGTCGTTCACGTACGCCGCGAACGCCTCGGCCAGGTAGGGCCAGTAGCCGTTGTAGTAGCCGCCGGGGATGAAGGTGTCCTCCAGTTCGGAGGCTCCCACCTTGCCGCCGGCCGGCTTCTTGGCGAGCGCCCCCCGCATCGCGTACCACTTGGCCGCGACCTTGGCCGGGTCGGTGCCGAGCTTGTACGTCGAGTTGTACTTGGCGATCCAGGCCATCAGCGCCTTCTGGCGGGCGTCGAAGGCGTAGTCCTGCCCGATGTTGTCGTCGTACCACACGCCTGTGGGGTCGACGATCGAGTCCAGGACCAGGCGCTTCACGCGCTGCGGGAAGAGCTTGGCGTAGACGGCGCCGAGGTAGGTGCCGTACGAGTAGCCGAAGTAGCTGGTCTTCTCGGCTCCCAGGGCGGCACGGATGGAGTCCATGTCCTGCACGGCCTGGGTCGTGTTGATGTACGGCAGCAGGCTCGCGTACTTCTGGCCGCAGGCTGCGGCGAAGGACTTGGCGCGCTGGAGGTTGGCCTTCTCGATGGCCGGCGTGCTCGGCACGGAGTCCGGGCGCACCGGGTTGAAGTGGCCCGGCTTGCAGTCGAGGGCGGGTGAGCTCCTGCCCACTGCGCGCGGGTCGAAGCCGATGACGTCGTACTGGGCCGCGACCGCCTTGGGCAGCGAGGACGCGACGAATCCGGCGAGTGTGAGGCCACTGCCACCCGGACCGCCTGGATTGACCAGCAGGGGTCCCTGGCTCTTCTTCGCCGTGTGCTGCACCCGCGAGAGCGCGAGCGTGATCTGTTTCCCGTGCGGGTTCCGGTGGTCGAGCGGCACCTTGAGCGAAGCGCACTGCAGCGTCGGGTAGTCGCTGGTGGCGCAGTTCTTCCAGGTGGGTCTCGCCGCGGGAACTGTTTGCGGAGTCTGTGAGGTGTTCGCGTCGGCGGGGAGGGCCGTGAAGGTCCCGGCCACGACGACTGCGGCGCCGCACAGCACGGCTGCGCGTTTTCTCATGGAGTCCTCCCAGGACGGAGGGTTTCGGGCCGCGAGTCTCACGGTCCCCGCCGCATCGTCCCGGAAAGCAGCCCCGGAAGAACTCGTTCTGGCAACACTTGACCCAATTGGGCTGCCGGATGCGCTCGTATGCTCTCAAATAAGCGAAAGTTGGGTTGATTTGGACACCTGCGGCTCGGGCGGCTCCGGTGGCCCGATCCTGCGTGGCATCCCCGCGCGCGTGGGGCCGATCCCGTACTCCTGGGCCAGGTCGTGGACCTGACGGGTGATCCGGCGCTGGTACCACTTCGGGGCGTAGGCGCCGTCCGCGTACAGGCGCTCGTAGCGGCGCACCAGGTGCGGGTGGTGATGGGTGAGCCAGGCCATGAACCACTCGCGGGCGCCGGGGCGCAGATGCAGCACCAGCGGGGTGACGGAGGTGGCTTTGGCGGCCGCGATCGCCCGTACGGTGGCGCGCAGTTGGGCGGGCTGGTCGCTGAGGAACGGGATCACCGGGGCCATCAGGACCCCGCACCCGATGCCGTGCTCGGCGAGCGTGCGGACGACGTCCAGGCGGCGCTCGGGGGCGGGAGTGCCCGGCTCCACCGTGCGCCACAGCTCGGGGTCGGTGAAGCCGACCGACACCGAGATGCCGACGTCCGTCACCTGCGCCGACTGCACCAGAAGATCGAGGTCGCGCAGGATCAGCGTGCCCTTCGTCAGGATGGAGAAGGGGTTCGCGTGGTCGCGCAGCGCGGCCAGGATGCCCGGCATCAGGCGGTAGCGGCCCTCGGCGCGCTGGTAGCAGTCGACGTTCGTGCCCATCGCGATGTGCTCGCCCTGCCAGCGGCGCGAGCCGAGCTGGCGGCCCAGCAGCTCCGGGGCGTTGACCT
Coding sequences:
- a CDS encoding Rv2578c family radical SAM protein, producing MRWENLTLESGGTSRTADAALFGADAVVSRTFDTPEFRGITFHEVRARTIINRVPGASRMPFEWTVNPYRGCSHACVYCFARKTHTYLDLDSGIDFDSQIVVKVNAPELLGRQLGSRRWQGEHIAMGTNVDCYQRAEGRYRLMPGILAALRDHANPFSILTKGTLILRDLDLLVQSAQVTDVGISVSVGFTDPELWRTVEPGTPAPERRLDVVRTLAEHGIGCGVLMAPVIPFLSDQPAQLRATVRAIAAAKATSVTPLVLHLRPGAREWFMAWLTHHHPHLVRRYERLYADGAYAPKWYQRRITRQVHDLAQEYGIGPTRAGMPRRIGPPEPPEPQVSKSTQLSLI
- a CDS encoding RidA family protein; translation: MSELTRIPAPDGVFPAAQYSHVVMGTGRFVAVAGQLALDEGGRIVGEGDPEAQARQVFENLRRCLAAAGASFGDVVKLTYFVTDMAHLPAIRTARTAHLPDDRLPASSAVQVAALVRPEFLMEIEAFAVVGA
- a CDS encoding adenylosuccinate lyase, encoding MDEELRSLTERLRRESGTAAAYDRLVATEDPDELARVLTEPGQPMWARELAAFRLGLAGDRRAFESLVLFLNHRDPQRCASAAYALARLDDPRTARAAAALATNELRVAYALHPVRLLTELRAPESVPALITALQRRLRPHDPYRRVALACVEGLGSLEDSRAAPVLNEALAHPGLAEAAVRALARIPRQR
- a CDS encoding 3-hydroxyacyl-CoA dehydrogenase family protein; its protein translation is MATPLSQTPSSALTTIAVVGLGTMGTGIAEVLAKAGREVVGIDISEAATAKALATLEAATARAVERGRLTEQERAGVLARVRTSTDLRDAADADLVIEVAPESYEIKHQIFRELDGIVRPEAILATGTNALSVTRLAADSARPERVLGLHFFNPAPAMKLVEIVSSVLTAPTAVTAVTNLALDLGKEPVAVGDRPGFVADGLLFGYLNQAAAMYEAKYASREDIDAAMRLGCGLPMGPLALLDLIGVDTARTVLEAMYAESHDRLHAPSPILKQLSEAGLTGRKSGRGFYTYEAPGSATVVRDALTPLDGDTLTPGREVRSVGVAGSGTMASGIAEVFAKAGYEVVLAARSEEKAQVAKARIGKSLSRSVDKGRMTAEAAAQTLDRITAAGSYESFAEVDLAVEAVAEDLEIKQQLFATLDKVCKPGAVLATTTSSLPVVACARATSRPQDVIGMHFFNPAPAMKLVEVVRTVLTADDVHATVREVCGRIKKHAVDCGDRAGFIVNALLFPYLNNAIKMVQEHYASLDDIDAAMKLGGGYPMGPFELLDVVGLDVSLAIEKVLHREFRDPGLAPAPLLEHLVAAGCLGRKTGRGFREYARR
- a CDS encoding alpha/beta hydrolase, producing MRKRAAVLCGAAVVVAGTFTALPADANTSQTPQTVPAARPTWKNCATSDYPTLQCASLKVPLDHRNPHGKQITLALSRVQHTAKKSQGPLLVNPGGPGGSGLTLAGFVASSLPKAVAAQYDVIGFDPRAVGRSSPALDCKPGHFNPVRPDSVPSTPAIEKANLQRAKSFAAACGQKYASLLPYINTTQAVQDMDSIRAALGAEKTSYFGYSYGTYLGAVYAKLFPQRVKRLVLDSIVDPTGVWYDDNIGQDYAFDARQKALMAWIAKYNSTYKLGTDPAKVAAKWYAMRGALAKKPAGGKVGASELEDTFIPGGYYNGYWPYLAEAFAAYVNDKNADPLVETYENFAAVDASGDNGYSVYTSVQCRDASWPRDWNQWRKDNWAVYDTAPFMAWNNAWYNAPCAFWPTDTLKPVHIANDKLPPALLFQATNDAATPYEGGVTVHRLLARSSFVVEQGGGNHGITLSGNACLDKYLANYLSTGTVPHGGGKVDAVCPKVPDPTPLSTKAASKSAGGSELHGILGFRG